A single genomic interval of Spinacia oleracea cultivar Varoflay chromosome 6, BTI_SOV_V1, whole genome shotgun sequence harbors:
- the LOC130464020 gene encoding uncharacterized protein — protein sequence MFAEIVVDDKVNLAKLVKHHFRPSKNMTEQKLNIRALVFCLLNHYLLSNNNGEFSDIRLIPLISQMESCYSIMPLVVAETLLSADELKKDAKSEHFKGSPLLLQIWLAELLRLLEAPADPKHYRPIALGNRKYLHQGQDEAEWTSFFTYGICSIKWVVPWWGLTTMTGGSDVSVYVSLLGLSRPIYIFPYRVMRQYGLRQTIPFSDTVPPKLAAFSQIRVLAWAKYYDGLPRWAVATNGFVGLSENYKLWMSSDDKDVRAEARNGEPAELLIPRIRVKYEGPDSARPRTYSIKTVKARPDRKRKEVSPRSNFRPKKMPNMKEMQALAEIVAGTMYGSGRLSCL from the exons atgtttgctgaaattgttgtagatgataaggttaacttggcaaaacttgtaaaacatcactttaggcctagtaagaatatgaccgaacagaaattgaatattcgagcccttgtattttgcttgttgaatcattatttgctgtcgaataacaatggtgagttcagtgacataaggttgatccccttgattagccagatggaaagttgctattctattatgccgttggttgttgccgagactttgctgagtgcggatgagctgaagaaggatgccaaatctgaacattttaagggaagccccctattactgcag atttggcttgcggaactgcttagacttttggaagctcctgccgatcctaaacattatcgccctatagctttgggtaaccgaaaatacttgcaccaaggccaggacgaggccgaatggacctccttttttacttatggcatttgttctattaagtgggtggtaccatggtggggtttgactactatgacagggggttctgatgtatcggtttatgtttctttgttggggctatctcgtcccatttatattttcccttaccgagtcatgcgtcaatatggtttaaggcagactatccccttttctgatacggtaccacctaagttagcggccttttcacaaatacgggtcctagcgtgggctaagtattatgatggtctcccgcgttgggccgtagctacaaatggctttgtgggtctttctgaaaactataagttgtggatgagctccgatgataaagatgtgagggccgaggctcgtaatggggagccggctgagcttttgatacctcgtattcgtgttaagtatgagggtcctgattctgccagacctcgtacctatagtattaagactgtgaaagctcgtcctgatcgaaagagaAAGGAAGTTTCTCCCCGTTCCAAttttaggcctaaaaagatgcctaacatgaaagaaatgcaagctctcgcggagatcgtcgccggaacaatgtatgggtcagGAAGGCTCAGCTGCCTGTAG